Part of the Natronobacterium gregoryi SP2 genome, TTCGTACGCACGCAGGGCGACGGCGCGCATCGGCGGCGTCTCCACGATCGTCACGGGGACGGTCTGTTCCATCCCCTCGGTCGGCGAGTTCGCTTGGTCGTCGACCATCACGACGTGGGTCATGCCGGCCTTGTAGCCCGCGAAGCCCTGGAGCGTCGGCTGTCCGTCGTCGTCCGGCCACGAATTAAAGCGCGGAACCTCCGAGGTTGCGCGCTTCCGTGGACCGAACCCGAGTGAGCCTTTGCGTGGTGCGTTTGATTGTGGCATTCTATCACTCTCTGAGTGAGAGGGGAGCGAGCGTAGCGAACAGAGCTTCCTCCGTTCGCACGACGTCGCTTCCCTGGTTCGGAACCGTGTTCAGCCAGAGGTCGAACCCCGGATCGGCTGTGGGTTCGACTCCGTCGTCGCCCCCCTCGTCGCTCGAGGAGATGGCAGACGCCTCGATTCCGAGGATGTCCGGCAGCCCTCTCTCGGGCGCGCCGAAGGCGACGGTCATCCCGTCGCCCTCGATGCGTCCGGCCAGCGTCTCGAGCCGCCCGACGGTGAGGTGCTCACCGAATCGAGAGGCGGCAATACGGACGCCAGCATCCTCACGGCCGAGTGCTGCCGATAGGTCCGTCCGCTCGATCGAAAGCCCCGGAAGGGGGCAATCGACGAGTTTCGCCCGGACCGGTCGTCGCGAAGAGATCCTGATGGTCACGCGCTCCCCCTCGGCGACCTCCACGTCGGGAGGTGTGTTGAGGGAGATCGGGTGTTGCAAGCCGCAATTGACCCGGACGCGCCCTTCAGGTCCGACCTCGGTCACGATCCCTTGTCTTGTCGACCCCGAACCGTTCGATTCGGAGCCGGTCTGTGACGTGGCGCGGAGCGGCGGCAGGACGCCGACGTACTCCAGTTCGTCTCGCATCCCCCACACCTCGTTGCGGAGGTAGGGGGGTGTTGCGGCGTACCGCAAAACGGTACTGACGAACCCATCGCCGAATCGCCCCGTTTCGCCGTCCCGATCTGGGTAGACGACGAGGCGATCCACCCCGAAGATCGTCGCCGCACGGGCGACGTACCCGAGTTTGCGAGTTGCCTCGCGTTTGTCCTCGGCTTCCCGGGTGAGCGACGACGGCACGAGCACGCTGACGGTCATACCGTAACGCTTCGGCACCGCGTCACTAGACTGTAGCGATGTATTGCCGATAGGGTCTTAAAAGAATAGCGGATTCGATTACGGCTGTGAACGGCTCACAGGCCCGATTTCGTGACATTCACGACCACGATCGGATTCGGACGCCGCTTTAGTGCCGGCCCCTTCCCCACGACCCCAGGACCACCGTTTGAGTATCGTCCATACGATAAGCCAACCCACCATATATTGGCTATATTAGGGCCTGAGAAGGGCGAATTCGGCAATTACACCAAACCGAATATGGCGATTGCACGACGAGTTGCTGACGTATGACACCATCGCGTGACGCCAATTCGGCTCTGGTGACAGACCTGTGGTCCCACATCGGAGGGGGTGAGTCGTGCTCGACCCGATCCTAGCCGGCCGACTGCAGTTCGGCGTCGCGACGACGATTCACATCGTCTTCGCGTCGCTGTCGATCGGTCTCGGACCGTTTCTCGTCTACTTCGTGATCCAGGAGATCCGAACCGGCACGGAGCGGTACGCACGTCTCCGACGGTTCTTCACGAAGGTATTCGCACTCGGTTTCGTGATGGGGACGGTCACCGGCATTCCGCTCGGGTTCCTGTTCGGAACGAACTTCGCCGAGTTCTCGACGATGGCCGGCGAAGTGATCGGCGGACCGTTATCGTTCGAGGTCCAAATGGCGTTCTTCCTCGAGGCCGTATTCCTCGGTGTCTTGTTGTTCGGTCGGGACCGCGTCGCAGACTGGTTCTACGCGCTGTCAGCAGTGCTCGTCGCACTCGGTGCCTGGATCTCGGCGTTCTGGATTCTGGTCGTCAACTCCTGGATGCAGACGCCACGCGGGTTCGAACTCGTCGAACGCGGTGGCACCGAAGTCGTCCAGCTTACCGATCCACTCGCGGCGTTTTTCAACCCGCGATTCCCCTGGATGTTCGTCCACATGCAAACCGCCGCGTTGCTCTCGGTCGCGCTTCTGGTTGCCGGGATCGCCGCGTACTTCGTCTGGCGAAACCGTGGTGGGGCAGCCTGGCGACCGACGCTCAAACTGGCCGTCGGCGTGGTGTTTGTCACCTCGATCTTCCAGGTTCTGCACGGTGACTTCTACGGCCGTCACGTCTTCGAAACCCAGCCCCACAAGTTCGCCGCGATGGAGGCGGTCTTCGAGACGACCCGTGGGGCCGACCTGCACATTTTCGCGATTCCGACGAGTCTCGAGTCGTTTACCGACCCACGCGCCGAGAACCTGTTCACGATCAGCATTCCCTACCTGGCGTCGTTTCTCGCCAGCGGCGGCGATCTAGCGACCGAAGTGACTGGGCTGAACGACTTCCCATACGAGGCCCCGCCAGTCGCGTTCGTCTTCTGGTCGTTCCGATTCATGGTCGGCCTCGGCATCTGGTTCGTCGTGCTCGGCGTCTGGGGTGCCTACCGGTCGTACCGAGGCGAACTCTTCGACGCCGACCGCTATCTACAGGCACTCGTGATGTCTGGCCCGCTCGGGTTCGTCGCCCTGATTCTGGGCTGGTACGTCGCCGAGATCGGCCGCCAGCCCTGGCTCATCCAGGACGTGCTTACGACGTCCGCTGGGAGTTCGGCCGGGCTCTCGGGGACCGAAGCGACACTCTCACTCGTCGGCGTCACCGTCGCCTACGTCGGCATGATGGTGGTGTTCTGCCTACTCGTCAGACGCTACGTCCGCTCTGAACTCGGCGAAGAGCCCGCCACGGACGACGCGACAGGTCGGTCTGGGGTGGTCGCGAATGATTGACTTTCCGACCGAGCACTACCTGCTCGAGTCCCTCCCAGAGCTGTGGTTCGCGTTCGTCTTTTTCGCGTTCGGGACGTATCTGTTGCTCGACGGGTTCGACTTCGGCATCGGCATCCTCTCTGCCGACGTCGATCCGGCCGGCCGATCGACGATGCTTGCTGCGTTCGGGCCGGTCTGGAAGGCAAACGAGGTCTGGCTCGTCCTGTTCGGGACTGTCCTCTTTGCCTCGTTTCCGGTAGTGTATTCGAACCTGCTGTCGCGGCTGTACCTACTCGTGTTTGCGATCCTCGGTGCGCTCGCGCTCCGGGCGCTCGGGTCGAAACTTCGCGCCGAACGAGACGACGACTGGTGGGTTCGGGTCTGTGACCGCTCGTTCGTCGCCGGGAGCGTCCTGTCTCCGTTCCTGCTCGGCGTCCTCGTCGCAAACTGGTGGTTCGGCCGCGAGACGATTCTGACCGTTCCGGGAATCGCCGTCGGGCTCGTCTTCGTCGCCCTGTCGACCGTCCTCGGCGCAGCCTACGCCGCGATCAAGACGCGTGGTCGCCTGCAAGAACGGGTGCGCACCCGCGGGCTACAGGCGACGGTCGGCTACGTCGCCCTGGTCGCGGTGACGGTCGCCTACGCCGTCGTCGTCGAAGGCGGCCCCACCGCGCCGTCACCGACCGCAGCCGGGCTCGCAGCGGTCGTCACCGTCGTCTTAGCAGGGGCCGCAGTCGCCGCGATCAGAACCGGGCGAGACCCCGAGTGGTTCGTCGCAGCTGCCGGGATGGCCGTCGTGCTCGTAGGCCTCGTCGCGTGGTCGATGTTCCCACTCGTCGATCCAGCAACCGGTCTCGCCGTCCGCGACGCCGTGGTCGCCCCACTCGCGCTCAACGTGAGCTCGGTTTTCGCCGCGACGTTCGTCCCGATCATCCTGGCGTACTTCGTGGTGCTTTACTCGGTGTTTCGCGGCCCGGTCGAGGACGGCCACAGCTACTGAGACGGACGACTAGCCGTCGTTGCCGGCGTTTCACCGGTCCGGCAGTTGTGACGGAACGTCGTGCTACCGTCGCAGCTGAAACGGTTTCCACACCGATCGTAAGCCGTCGTGCAATCGAGTGTCCACTGACGTTCAGTCGTCACGACAGCGGCTGTCTCGCTACTCAGGACTGCTGTCCCGATAGACCGGTACAACGCCGCCCGGGGTGCGACCGTGCCGGCACTGACGGCCAGTGGCCCGTATGAGACCGTTTGGCGCTCGAGCGATTCGATCCGAGACAGTTTAGGATCGCAGTCGTTCGACGCGCTCGAGCGTGTCCGCGCCCTCGATAGCCTTGTCGTCTCGAACTGCCTGAAAGCGAGGAAACCGAAGCGCGTATCCCGACGAGTACGTCGGCGAGGACTGGATCTCCTCGTAGCCGACCTCGAAGACGACCGCAGGCTCTATCTCGACTTCTTGTCCCTCCTCTGTAGCGATGTGGGGCTCGAGCAGCTCTGTCAGTTCGGCGAGTTGCTCGTCGGTGATGCCGGTCGCGACCTTGCCGACGGTCTCTAGTTCGCCCGTCGTCTCGTTCCTGACAGAGAGTTCGAACGTGCCCAGGAAGGTCGCTCGTCGACCTTCGCCCCACTCGGCTCCCGTGACGACGCAGTCTAACGTCTCGACGTCGGGTTTGCGCTTTCGCCAGTTCTTGCCACGCCGCCCCGGCGAGTACGCCGACTCGGGGTTTTTGAGCATGATCCCCTCGTGACCCGACTCGAGCGCCTCCGCGTCGATCGACTCGATCTCGTCGGGGTCGTCGGTCAGCCACAGCAGGGAGAGTCCGGCAACGTCCTCGGGTCGTCCGTCGCCGGTGAGAACGACCTCGAGTCGTTCGTGTCTGGTCGTCAGTGGCTCCTCGAGCAGGTCCACACCGTCGGCGTGCAGGCAGTCGAAGCAGACCGGCCGAACGGCGACGTCCTCGCGAGCCTTCGCGACGTCGTGTTTCCGGCGGAACCGCTTGAGCACCTCCTGAAACGGGAGTGGATCGCCGGCGTCGTCGACCGCGACGACCTCGCCGTCCAGGATCACGGGGACCGCGAGCGTCTTCTCGGCGAATTCCACGACCTCCGGGAGTGCGGCGGTGACGTCTTCCATGTTCCTCGAGAAGACCCGCGTCGTCCCGTCTCCCTCCTCGAGTCCGTCAGGATCGTAGTGTAACTGGATGCGAGCGCCGTCGTACTTCCACTCGACTGCGGCTTCCTCCCACGCCTCGAGTGCGTCCGTCACCGTCCCCGTTTGGGCGAGCATCGCCTGGACGGGCCGGCCGACTTCGAGGGCCATCGCGTCCAGTCCATCGAGTCCCTCGTCGCGGGCGACGCGGGCGACTTCGCCGTAGTCGTTCGAGACCTGCAGTGCCCGTTCGACGTGCTCCTGGGGGATGTCGAAGGCCGCGGCGATGGCGTCCCGGACGGTCCCTTCGCCGACGCCGATGCGCATCTCCGAGAGGACGAGTCGGGCGAGGTACCGAGCTTCGTCGCTCGAGCACCGGTTGAAGAGCCCGAAGAGGGCGTCGATTTTCCGGTCTTCGCTGCCTTCCCCTTCGGCAGCCGCGAGAGCGACGAGGTCGTCGTAGACCTCGCGGACGGTGAGGGCGCCGCTTCCGTTACCAGCCCCGAACGCGTCCAGCCCCTGTTGGCCGCCGAACTCGTAGCTCGCGGCCACCTCACCGATCTCGCCGACGTCGGCGAGTCGATCCTCGACGTCATTCGTGTCTACGTTTCGCCCGGCCGCGCGTGAGATCGCCTCGTAACAGGCGCTCGGCCCGATGTCGAGCGTCGTCGAATCCCACGCGGGGAAGACCCGTCCCTGGACGAACCGGGCGACGATTTCGATGGTCCGGGGCTCACCGGACTCCGCATCGCCGTCGGTGTCCGCGAGGAGGTCCTGCACGTGTTCGATGATCGCCAGATCGGCAGGCTCGGCTTCGATCGCAGCGGCTCGGTCGGCGAACGTGGCGAACTCCATCGGGGTCGTCTACCGGCGGTAACAGTAAAACCGTTCTGTGATTCGATCGGGCGACGTTGGATCGGGACGCGTCAGACGGATTGCTGTAACTATTTACCGCCGATCGCCGACCTCGTTCTGGCGATCGGCGGTAATTGAATACAGCAAACCGTATCACTCCCGTCGGCAGACGAGTACGTGCTGTGCCCGCTCCCATCGTCGAGTTCGAGGGCCGTAGCGTCCCGAGTGGTGTGCTTTAAAGACTGTCGGGCCCGCATCCGGGTAGTATGACAGAAGCGGGACTCGCAACGCAAGTCGCGGAGGTCCTGAGCGTCGACGCCGACGACTTCCGGCAGCGTGCCAAGGAGGACGCAGCGGTGATCAAAGACGCGATCGAGGACGGCGCGTTCGACAACCCACAGGCGATCGTCGGCCTCGAGTACGAGTTCTACGCGATCAAAGACGACGACTGTACCCTCCGTCGGGTTCCGCGGCGACTGCTCGAACTCATCGGCTTCGAGAAGGAACTGGGGTTGCACAACGCCGAGATGACGACCAGTCCACAACCGCTGAACGAAGACGGGATCGTCGCCCAGGAGGCGGAGGTCAAGGCCCGCTTGCGGACTGCGCTGGACGTGACCCAGTCCGAACGCATGCGGCTGGTCAGCGACGCCCTCTGGACGCTTCCCCCCGAAGGCGAGAAGGCGACGACGTACCTGACCGACAGCGTCGAGCGGATGGTCGGCGAGACCGATCGGACGGTTCGAGTTGCGACGAACATGAGCGACTCGGCGCGTTACCACGCGATGGCAAACACCGACCGCGCCCAGTCTGCCGGGATGCGCATCGAGGTACCTCACGTCTCTCTGCAGGGCGACACCGTCATGCCCGAGAGCGTCATCACGTCGATCCAGCCCCACTACCAGGTTCCACACGCGATCGACCTCCCGAACTACTTCAACTACGCCCTGCGGGTCGCGGGCCCACTGCTCGCGCTCGGGGCCAACTCGCCGTTTTTCCCTGCGGACCTCTACGACGACGACGCGACAGCCGAGGACGTTCTCGCGGATGGCTGGATGGAACACCGGATCAGCGTCTTCGAGACAGTCCTCAACGACCCCTCGACCGGCGAGGGGAAAGTCCGATTTCCCCGTGACCTCGAGACCGTCGAGGAGGCCGTCGACCGGGTTGCCACCGACGACACGATGGTGCCGATGCCCGTCGAGGCTGGCAAGCGGTTCGACGACCAGTTCCCGCACTTTCGGCGCAAACACGGCACCTACTGGCGCTGGGTCCGGCCGGTCTTTGGCGGTCCGACCCGCTCGGCCGCGAACGCCCGCATCGAGTTCCGACCGATTCCCGCCCAGCCGACAGTTCGGGACTCCGTCTCCTTTCTCGCGGCCTTTGCCGGTCTGATGGAGAGTCTGGTCCGACTCGAGCACCCCGTCCACGAACTCGACTGGCCGGTTGCTCGCGAGAACTTCTACGCCGCGATGCGAGACGGCCTCGAGGCCGACCTGACCTGGATCACCAACGACGGCAAAGAGACGACCGACACCCTCACAGTCTACGAGGACCTGCTGGCCCACGCCGAGGACGGACTGACCAACCGCGGACTCTCCGAGGAACAGGCCGCGAAGTATCTCTACCCGCTTCGACGGCGCGTGCGACAGAAAGTATCGCCGGCCAGCTGGAAACGCGACCAGGTCCAGTCGGCCCTCGACGAAGGAGCGACGTTTCCCGAGGCACTCGAGCGGATGCAACGTCGGTACGTCGAGCGACAGCGCGAGACACTACTCGACGGCAGCTTCGCCGACTGGATCGTCGAGAACGGTCGCGAGTGGAACCGAAGCTGACGATAACTGCGAACTGGTATCGCTCGACTTGCCGCTTTCCCTACCGACGAGTACTCCCCCTCCGTAGCGCACGACGATGACCACGACTGAGATCCCACAGCCGGGCTTTGGCACGTCCGGCCACGAGGGCGAGACCTGCACCGAGTCGGTGATCGAGGCCCTCGAGACGGGGTATCGCCACGTCGACACCGCACAGATGTACGACAACGAACGGGAGGTCGGTCGTGCGTTGGCGGACGCCGATGTCGACCGCGAGGACGTCTTCCTCGCGACGAAGGTCCACCCCTCGAACCTCGCGTCCGACGACGTACTCGAGACGACCGAGGAGAGCCTCGAGCGACTCGGCGTCGATCAGGTCGACCTGCTGTATGTCCACTGGCCGATGAACGCCTACGACCCCGAAGAGACGTTGCCCGCGTTCGACGAGGTCCGCGACCGTGGCTGGACTCGCCACGTCGGCGTCAGCAACTTCACCGTCGACCTGCTCGAGGAGGCCGTCGACGTGCTGGAGTCGCCGATCGCCGCCCACCAGGTCGAACTCCACCCGCGCCTCCAGCAGGACGAACTCGTCTCGGTCGGACTGGAACACGACATCGAGACGGTCGCGTACTGCCCGATCGCACAGGGTGACGTCACAGCGGTCGAGACGCTCCAAGAGATCGCCGACGACCACGACACCACCCCCGTCCAGATCGCGCTCGCGTGGCACTACGACCGGGACGGCGTCGTCCCCATCCCGAAAGCGACCGGCGACCACGTCCGGGAAAACTACGCAGCCCTCGAGATCGATCTCACGGCGGGCGAGAGAGAGCGGATTGCCGACCTCGATCGCGGCGAGCGGCTGATCGATCCCGACGAGGCGGCCTGGAACCGGTAGCGAGTGGGGTCGTCCACTGGCGACAGACCTGGGCATAAGCGATTAAGTGGCCGCGGGGAAGAACTGTTGCGTATGGTAACTTTCCTCTCCGGGGGCACTGGAACGCCGAAGCTTCTGGACGGTGCCGGAGCCGTGTTCTCGCCGGAGGAGACCACGATCGTCGCCAATACGGGCGACGACATCGAGATCGGCGGTCTCTTCGTCTCGCCGGACGTCGACACGCTGCTCTTCCAAGGTGGTGGCCTGCTCGACCGAGAGACGTGGTGGGGCATCGAGGACGACACCCACCGGACGAACGCGGCGCTGCTGGATCTCGCCGACGCCGCGGACCTTCCAGCGGGGCCGCAGTACCTTCCGGACGAGAAACAGACCGAGGGTCGACGGCTCGCCAACTGGCGGCGGTTCTCCGGCGTCGCCGAGTTCATGACGATCGGCGACCAAGACCGGGCCCTCCACATCACACGAACGAGCCTCCTCGACCAGGGGGACACGCTGAGCGAGGCCACCCAGCGACTCGCCGACGCCTTCGACCTCTCGGTCGAACTCCTCCCGATGAGCGACGACCCCGTCGCCAGCCTCATCCACACCACCGAGGGAACGATGCACTTCCAGGAGTACTGGGTCGGCCACCGGGGCGAACCCGGCGTCGAGACCGTCGAGTTCCGCGGCTCCTCGTCGGCCGAACCAGCACCGGGCGTCCTCGAGGCGCTTTCCGACACCGTCGTCATCGGCCCCTCGAACCCCGTCACCAGTATCGGTCCGATGCTTTCCCTGCCGGGCGTTCCCGACGCACTCGCGCGGACGACTGTC contains:
- a CDS encoding putative RNA uridine N3 methyltransferase — translated: MTVSVLVPSSLTREAEDKREATRKLGYVARAATIFGVDRLVVYPDRDGETGRFGDGFVSTVLRYAATPPYLRNEVWGMRDELEYVGVLPPLRATSQTGSESNGSGSTRQGIVTEVGPEGRVRVNCGLQHPISLNTPPDVEVAEGERVTIRISSRRPVRAKLVDCPLPGLSIERTDLSAALGREDAGVRIAASRFGEHLTVGRLETLAGRIEGDGMTVAFGAPERGLPDILGIEASAISSSDEGGDDGVEPTADPGFDLWLNTVPNQGSDVVRTEEALFATLAPLSLRE
- a CDS encoding cytochrome ubiquinol oxidase subunit I, translated to MLDPILAGRLQFGVATTIHIVFASLSIGLGPFLVYFVIQEIRTGTERYARLRRFFTKVFALGFVMGTVTGIPLGFLFGTNFAEFSTMAGEVIGGPLSFEVQMAFFLEAVFLGVLLFGRDRVADWFYALSAVLVALGAWISAFWILVVNSWMQTPRGFELVERGGTEVVQLTDPLAAFFNPRFPWMFVHMQTAALLSVALLVAGIAAYFVWRNRGGAAWRPTLKLAVGVVFVTSIFQVLHGDFYGRHVFETQPHKFAAMEAVFETTRGADLHIFAIPTSLESFTDPRAENLFTISIPYLASFLASGGDLATEVTGLNDFPYEAPPVAFVFWSFRFMVGLGIWFVVLGVWGAYRSYRGELFDADRYLQALVMSGPLGFVALILGWYVAEIGRQPWLIQDVLTTSAGSSAGLSGTEATLSLVGVTVAYVGMMVVFCLLVRRYVRSELGEEPATDDATGRSGVVAND
- a CDS encoding cytochrome d ubiquinol oxidase subunit II translates to MIDFPTEHYLLESLPELWFAFVFFAFGTYLLLDGFDFGIGILSADVDPAGRSTMLAAFGPVWKANEVWLVLFGTVLFASFPVVYSNLLSRLYLLVFAILGALALRALGSKLRAERDDDWWVRVCDRSFVAGSVLSPFLLGVLVANWWFGRETILTVPGIAVGLVFVALSTVLGAAYAAIKTRGRLQERVRTRGLQATVGYVALVAVTVAYAVVVEGGPTAPSPTAAGLAAVVTVVLAGAAVAAIRTGRDPEWFVAAAGMAVVLVGLVAWSMFPLVDPATGLAVRDAVVAPLALNVSSVFAATFVPIILAYFVVLYSVFRGPVEDGHSY
- the ligA gene encoding ATP-dependent DNA ligase LigA, giving the protein MEFATFADRAAAIEAEPADLAIIEHVQDLLADTDGDAESGEPRTIEIVARFVQGRVFPAWDSTTLDIGPSACYEAISRAAGRNVDTNDVEDRLADVGEIGEVAASYEFGGQQGLDAFGAGNGSGALTVREVYDDLVALAAAEGEGSEDRKIDALFGLFNRCSSDEARYLARLVLSEMRIGVGEGTVRDAIAAAFDIPQEHVERALQVSNDYGEVARVARDEGLDGLDAMALEVGRPVQAMLAQTGTVTDALEAWEEAAVEWKYDGARIQLHYDPDGLEEGDGTTRVFSRNMEDVTAALPEVVEFAEKTLAVPVILDGEVVAVDDAGDPLPFQEVLKRFRRKHDVAKAREDVAVRPVCFDCLHADGVDLLEEPLTTRHERLEVVLTGDGRPEDVAGLSLLWLTDDPDEIESIDAEALESGHEGIMLKNPESAYSPGRRGKNWRKRKPDVETLDCVVTGAEWGEGRRATFLGTFELSVRNETTGELETVGKVATGITDEQLAELTELLEPHIATEEGQEVEIEPAVVFEVGYEEIQSSPTYSSGYALRFPRFQAVRDDKAIEGADTLERVERLRS
- a CDS encoding aldo/keto reductase, coding for MTTTEIPQPGFGTSGHEGETCTESVIEALETGYRHVDTAQMYDNEREVGRALADADVDREDVFLATKVHPSNLASDDVLETTEESLERLGVDQVDLLYVHWPMNAYDPEETLPAFDEVRDRGWTRHVGVSNFTVDLLEEAVDVLESPIAAHQVELHPRLQQDELVSVGLEHDIETVAYCPIAQGDVTAVETLQEIADDHDTTPVQIALAWHYDRDGVVPIPKATGDHVRENYAALEIDLTAGERERIADLDRGERLIDPDEAAWNR
- the cofD gene encoding 2-phospho-L-lactate transferase, whose protein sequence is MVTFLSGGTGTPKLLDGAGAVFSPEETTIVANTGDDIEIGGLFVSPDVDTLLFQGGGLLDRETWWGIEDDTHRTNAALLDLADAADLPAGPQYLPDEKQTEGRRLANWRRFSGVAEFMTIGDQDRALHITRTSLLDQGDTLSEATQRLADAFDLSVELLPMSDDPVASLIHTTEGTMHFQEYWVGHRGEPGVETVEFRGSSSAEPAPGVLEALSDTVVIGPSNPVTSIGPMLSLPGVPDALARTTVVAVSPFLGDDAFSGPAGELMESVDAEPSTAGLATAYPFADAYVIDSDDDATFDEPTITTDIRIDDPEDAKRVVRAIEEAITLVE